One region of Magnetococcales bacterium genomic DNA includes:
- a CDS encoding NAD-dependent epimerase/dehydratase family protein, translated as MGIIFVTGGTGFVGRNLVARLIQDGHEVRVLTRNPDRVPVGAQAVVGDLLEPLAYRRALTGCDWLFHGAAAITFRTDALAQEINVAGTRLLVETAREVGIKRFIHLSACAVLGVSHTPEQVLDETATPQLGPEQPYAWTKKLAEDLLLEQARQGMDVRIARFSTVYGPGDARMNSGSIIRSVQKGMLFVPPGGTSFIAVLDLVDGLLAVAERGRPGESYILNGGNLTYRELTGRIAQVLGVAPPRLTLPGLAYAPLLAMAWVLTRLRQENPQAVNLVTPAIVREIFHYKYFSTAKAARDLGWHPQQSLETCVAAAVDWYRTQKLLP; from the coding sequence ATGGGCATTATTTTTGTAACTGGTGGCACCGGGTTTGTGGGCCGCAATCTGGTTGCCCGGCTGATCCAAGACGGCCATGAAGTGCGGGTCTTGACCCGCAATCCGGACCGTGTCCCTGTTGGTGCCCAGGCCGTGGTGGGTGACTTGTTGGAACCCCTGGCCTATCGCCGGGCATTGACTGGCTGTGATTGGCTGTTTCACGGGGCCGCCGCCATCACCTTTCGGACCGATGCCCTTGCCCAGGAGATCAACGTGGCAGGTACCCGTCTCCTGGTGGAAACGGCCCGGGAAGTTGGCATCAAACGCTTCATACACCTGAGTGCCTGTGCCGTGCTGGGCGTCAGTCACACTCCCGAACAGGTTTTGGACGAAACCGCCACCCCCCAACTCGGCCCGGAGCAACCCTACGCCTGGACCAAAAAATTGGCCGAGGATCTCCTGCTGGAGCAGGCCAGGCAGGGCATGGATGTTCGCATCGCCCGTTTTTCGACGGTTTATGGTCCCGGCGATGCCCGCATGAACTCCGGCTCGATCATCCGCTCCGTGCAAAAAGGGATGTTGTTTGTCCCACCGGGAGGTACCAGCTTCATTGCCGTCCTGGACCTTGTGGATGGATTGCTGGCCGTGGCGGAAAGAGGCCGTCCGGGCGAGAGCTATATTTTGAATGGCGGCAACCTGACCTATCGTGAGTTGACGGGACGTATTGCCCAGGTTCTGGGCGTGGCACCACCCCGATTGACCCTTCCCGGTTTGGCTTATGCCCCTTTGCTGGCCATGGCCTGGGTCTTGACCCGCCTGCGACAAGAGAATCCCCAGGCCGTCAATCTCGTTACCCCGGCCATTGTGCGGGAAATATTTCATTATAAATATTTTTCCACAGCCAAGGCCGCACGCGACCTGGGCTGGCATCCACAACAATCCCTGGAAACCTGCGTGGCCGCCGCCGTGGATTGGTATCGGACGCAAAAAT